From the genome of Triticum aestivum cultivar Chinese Spring chromosome 3B, IWGSC CS RefSeq v2.1, whole genome shotgun sequence, one region includes:
- the LOC123068429 gene encoding LEAF RUST 10 DISEASE-RESISTANCEUS RECEPTOR-LIKE PROTEIN KINASE-like 2.4, with product MFRSPMLRLLTLLLSSTTTIAAQSPPTCEPASCGDLRITYPFWLGGTHPPECGYRAFQVTCDDRAGSKALLEHSVWTYQILDISYQDSSLRITNVELSHSMCNTELQLQVTASSNLSLAPFGISAANQELFFLYNCSALPPPPTWAPMNCATGSKRPLNNSFAWLAGAYKPDDISRQVHGNCTASMMPVLGYKGATGVDYQRLMEGGFLLEYTAGDCAACMESRGTCRTNTTNDIFQCHCPDGFSSSNICAIMKTGTKIVLIVLAVTAATLISLCFYLLRHIKIRLWIPLSKKTSSNTEKNYEAMIAAYGSLAPIRYMYSEVMKITYSCKKQLGKGGYGVVFKGRLPDGRLVAVKFLHDCKGNGDEFVNEVLSIGRTSHVNVVSLFGFCLEGSKRALIYEYMPNGSLDKYIYSQNPKEILGWERLYAIAIGIARGLEYLQHRCNTRIVHFDIKPQNILLDKEFSPKIADFGLAKLCHTKESKLSMTGTRGTIGFIAPEVHSRTFGVVSTKSDVYSYGMMLLEMVGGRRNVKSIVNKSSEKYFPDWIYDHFAQDEGLKACEVTSEVEEIARKMTLIGLWCIQVLPIYRPTITKVLEMFEKSLDDLDMPPKQSFCELLESPSNNMEVQSAWSETEEIETLEIRHVKDMPPARDIA from the exons atgTTCCGCTCACCCATGCTCCGACTGCTCACCCTCCTCCTCTCTAGCACCACCACCATAGCTGCCCAAAGCCCGCCGACGTGCGAGCCAGCGTCGTGCGGCGACCTCCGAATCACGTACCCGTTCTGGCTCGGCGGCACGCACCCGCCGGAGTGCGGCTACCGTGCCTTCCAGGTCACGTGCGACGACCGCGCCGGCAGCAAGGCCTTACTCGAGCACTCAGTTTGGACGTACCAGATCCTCGACATCTCCTATCAAGACAGTTCGCTGCGCATCACAAATGTCGAGCTCTCCCACAGCATGTGCAACACCGAGCTCCAACTCCAAGTGACCGCCTCCTCCAACCTCAGCCTCGCGCCTTTTGGCATCAGCGCCGCCAACCAGGAGCTCTTCTTCCTCTACAACTGCAGCGCCCTGCCGCCTCCGCCTACATGGGCGCCCATGAACTGCGCCACTGGATCCAAGCGGCCGCTCAACAACTCATTTGCGTGGCTTGCTGGGGCGTACAAGCCAGACGACATTTCGAGGCAGGTGCACGGGAACTGCACGGCGTCGATGATGCCAGTGCTCGGGTACAAGGGGGCGACCGGGGTGGACTACCAGCGGCTGATGGAGGGCGGGTTCCTTCTTGAGTACACGGCCGGCGACTGTGCGGCGTGCATGGAGAGCCGAGGAACTTGCCGGACTAATACCACCAACGATATCTTCCAGTGCCACTGCCCCGACGGATTTTCTTCGTCCAACATCTGCG CTATCATGAAGACCGGCACGAAAATTGTACTAATAG TTTTGGCAGTAACAGCTGCAACCTTGATCTCCCTCTGTTTTTATCTGCTGAGGCATATAAAGATAAGACTATGGATTCCCCTTAGCAAGAAGACTAGCAGCAACACTGAAAAGAATTATGAGGCAATGATTGCAGCATATGGATCCCTAGCTCCTATAAGATACATGTACTCGGAGGTAATGAAGATAACGTATTCTTGTAAGAAACAACTTGGAAAAGGTGGTTATGGTGTGGTTTTCAAAGGAAGGCTACCTGATGGTCGTTTGGTTGCTGTGAAATTCTTGCACGATTGCAAAGGAAACGGAGACGAGTTTGTGAATGAGGTTCTGAGCATTGGAAGGACCTCTCATGTTAATGTTGTTAgcttatttgggttttgtttggaggGATCAAAGCGAGCTcttatatatgagtatatgcctAATGGTTCCTTGGATAAGTACATTTACTCACAGAACCCCAAAGAAATTTTAGGATGGGAGAGGCTCTATGCAATAGCAATCGGGATTGCTCGTGGCCTTGAGTACTTACAACATAGATGTAATACTCGTATTGTCCATTTCGATATCAAGCCTCAAAATATCCTTCTAGACAAGGAATTTAGCCCAAAGATTGCTGATTTTGGTCTAGCTAAATTATGTCATACAAAGGAGAGTAAGCTTTCAATGACCGGTACTAGAGGAACAATTGGGTTCATTGCTCCGGAAGTCCACTCTCGAACCTTTGGAGTGGTTTCAACAAAATCAGATGTTTATAGTTATGGAATGATGTTGTTGGAGATGGTTGGAGGTAGGAGAAATGTCAAATCAATTGTAAACAAATCTAGCGAAAAGTATTTTCCAGATTGGATTTACGACCACTTTGCCCAAGATGAAGGATTAAAAGCATGTGAAGTTACAAGCGAAGTTGAGGAAATTGCGAGAAAGATGACCTTAATTGGCTTGTGGTGCATACAAGTATTACCTATATATCGCCCCACTATAACAAAAGTTCTAGAAATGTTTGAGAAAAGCTTGGATGATTTGGATATGCCACCAAAGCAGAGCTTCTGTGAACTACT TGAGAGTCCAAGTAATAATATGGAAGTACAAAGTGCATGGTCTGAGACTGAGGAG ATTGAAACATTGGAGATACGCCATGTCAAGGATATGCCCCCCGCAAGGGATATTGCCTAG